AATCATCGCGCGGGGTTCCCGTCGCCCGCTGCCAGGGCCAACGACCCTTGATCTCGACCTCTAGCGAGAAACTCAGGAAGGTTCGTATCAGCACAATGCCGGCAAGGACCGCGAGACTGCTAAGCGTTGGCTGGATCGCGATAGTGTTGATGATGTCGGCCGCAACCAGGAATTCGAGTCCGAGAAGAATGGCTTCACCGAGGCTCGACCTGAAGTTGCCGACGACATGTTGGTCGATCGGACCTTTCAGGGATTGCTGCAGGAATCTGATCAGCGAAGAACCGGCGCC
The Sphingobium sp. Z007 genome window above contains:
- a CDS encoding DUF1622 domain-containing protein, with protein sequence GAGSSLIRFLQQSLKGPIDQHVVGNFRSSLGEAILLGLEFLVAADIINTIAIQPTLSSLAVLAGIVLIRTFLSFSLEVEIKGRWPWQRATGTPRDD